The following coding sequences are from one Panicum hallii strain FIL2 chromosome 5, PHallii_v3.1, whole genome shotgun sequence window:
- the LOC112894796 gene encoding uncharacterized protein LOC112894796, with amino-acid sequence MVRRHGQGNDPWITMYTLCSDERSGSWSWRIEHEVSFKDIWCHQTYEASGLPKKCPKLACVDPFDPDNVYFFLQGFILSLDLSSWSLQKHARFNVKKPTRKHMSSRFVLACELPVAPS; translated from the coding sequence ATGGTGCGGCGTCATGGTCAGGGAAATGACCCGTGGATCACCATGTACACGCTGTGCTCTGACGAGAGGTCTGGATCGTGGTCGTGGAGGATCGAACACGAGGTCTCCTTCAAGGACATTTGGTGCCACCAGACGTACGAGGCTAGTGGTCTGCCCAAGAAGTGCCCCAAGCTCGCCTGCGTCGACCCCTTTGATCCCGACAACGTCTACTTCTTCCTCCAAGGTTTCATCTTAAGCCTCGACCTGAGCTCCTGGAGCCTCCAGAAGCACGCTAGGTTCAATGTGAAGAAGCCTACACGGAAGCATATGTCTTCACGGTTTGTGCTCGCTTGTGAGCTACCAGTTGCTCCCTCCTAG